The region ATTACCCTTGGCTCATACCCTGTTCAGCTGACCAGCTGTCTGGACCTCTGAGGTTTGTATTGTACGTAAATAGTTAATTCAGTTACTCTTATTCTACAGCTTTGTTGTGCTGTTCattcatatgaaatattatgCTCGTAAAGTTGAATAACAAAAACTTATCTTGTTTATGCAGTCCTTTTCAAACTGTGTGCCCACAGCACTTCATTTCGAGAACATTACAGCAATTTATATAAAGAACGGCAAGCGTTAAAACAAAAGTaggacaaataaaaacataacagcaaGCAGGCccggcataaacgctctatgcggttgtttagggccacaaccgctatgggggggggccacacgatcacGAGGCAATGTTTATCAAAgataaataacgttattttcgtattattcatcccctatcacGGAATTGTTGGtataaatttgaaaatggaaaggcaacagaacatttcataacagtGTAATATAAGAAGGATTTTATCAAGTGATTTTatgcccccctccgcccccccctcaacAGAATCCAcagcacatcccccccccccctcccccgctcgaCATACTTGTTTAGGGCCATCAAAACCAGAGGGTCGGCCCTGACAGCAAGTAACATACTATATGCAATTACAAACAATAAAGagccaaaaagaaaatatattttctggcAAGGTGTTCATTGTGTTTAAATGATTTTGCATCATTTGAATATACCACTAACATGAATGTAAGTTGAGATAGAGAAATATTCATCTTAAAGTAGAAAAGTTAAATCTGAGCTTGTCAGCTCCTTATACTACATGATGTGAACCAAATCTGTACAATACTTGTCCTTTAAGTGGAAaggaacaaaaattaaaaatcaaacagaTGCAAATGATAAATTGAAAAAGGAGAAGCTTCCAAAGCACTCTTCTagatataatttctttatttgactGAATATTTGACTGCTATACCTatgaaggaaataaaataaacaattactaATGTGTTTCAACTCCGCAGTATTCCTGTCAGATGCACTGAAACATGTTGGGGAtctgttcattattatttcccTTGGGGGTATACAGTCTAATATTGGAGCCTACATTACAATTTtctaaataactttttttcccccaatggCACCAAagatttatgtattttcatattaaatgaAAGTGCTGCAAATTGATCCATTGGCTTATGATGTCCTTGTTGTTTCACCTCAAAGATTTTAACTAAACAAAAGCTGCAGTTTTGTGCAGATACAAAATCTTATGAAATTGGTGGACAATGAGGATATGTGGCTTTCACAAATATGAGTTGGTGCGATGTGTATTCTGACAGGTTTCAGGTCTCAACTTAATGTTGATTTATCCTAAATTTCTGTAATGACCAAATGTGGTTACTTTATTAGATTATTCAGCCAAACCATGGaaactaaaataacattatAAATTTGGATTAGATTTTATACAAACCATTGCATCCAAATgattaaatactgaaatatttatgcagtTCAATTGAGCAAATGAACATAAGCCAAAAATAGTAAATGCCAAATGCCAAGGACATCTTTATTTTGACTTTGGTTAACCTACCACGCTTGTGCcaaaaacaccatttaaaaataaactttgaagGGAAAGTccacatgaataaataaattaattcttaTTCATCATTTCCACAACATTTCAATCCATAATCTATACTCGCGTGTTCctgggtcacagggggtgctggagcctatcccagcatgcatagggcaagaggcaggaatacaccctggacaggtcgccaatctatcgcaaggcacacacatcattcactcacctttcactctcacactcatagCTATGGTCAATTTAGagtttccaattagcctacctgcatgtctttggactgtgggggggaaaccagagtacccggaggaaaccaacgtggacacggggagaacccaaactccacactgaaaggcccaggccaggattcgaacccaggaccttttGTGAATGGTCAATCTGAATTGGTCAGTTGCACAGCATAATTAATAATAGCAAAGCTACAAGCTGTCAAGTGGATAGCTGGATTGATACAGTAATGGGAGaagaaatttacattttaaaactgattttaaataatatatgaagCCTCTAGAATCCTAAACCTTttgtcatttcaaattaaaacataacTTCCATGGAAACACAAtgaatataattttgaaaagaaacaaaaaagtaagACAACAGAATTTGTATAGAAAAGGGTGCTATGTCTCAAGTTTCTTCTGGAAATAGCCATCAGTGGGGTGAATTTGTCATCTCAGTGTCCGAAGGCAGGACTCAGCTGTTAGCTTCACACTACCAAGGCGTCATAAACTACGATGCACCTGTGTTTCTCTCCCCTGGTGAGGCTCCTGCTTTACAGTTtcaaagccttttttaaaataaatatgctgaGAAAAGCAAATAAACTGAATCAAAGTATTTGAACACATGTACAAATTGTACATGTTCATCTGCTTTCCTGGCTGGTTTCTGTAGATACACAAAGTGCTGAAAGCCTGATGACTCCTCATGCCATGCAGCATGGTGATCTCCCACAGAGTCAGTGCATGGCAGGACAGAACCGCCATCAGTGGTCTCACAGGTTCATCCAGTGGGTTCAGATCCCTTTTCAGTCCCATCCGAGCTATGCTGTTCCACAGTTTATCTGCTCTCCTTCTCACAACCAGGAGGCCTCTGAGCTCTGCGGCGCCACGCCCACCTCTCCCAGCCTGCAGGCGTTTGGAGACGGGCCCGCCTTTGTCTTTCCTGAGGTACTCTCCCTGGCTGACGCTATGAGGATATTCCAGTGCGACACCGAGGCTGAAATGACTCCGAGCGGTGCAGTGGAGGAGCAGACTGGTGCAGTCCCAGGACCGAGAGGGGGAGACGGTGCTCAGACCCAGGAGGGCACACTGGAGGACGTGGACTGGGACACTTCTGTCCAGCGACTGCTGGCTGCATCTGACTGCTCTGTCCCCTCGGCCGCTTCACCTGAGCACAGTGCAATGGATTTCTTCTACGATGTAGAGAACTACGGCCACCTGTGTGATTTCCAGTTGTTCGGCCAGTGTGTGTCAATACACACCAGTCAGGACTCTAAAGTCACTAtagacacccccaccccttcagaCAGCTTTACTGGGGACTCCATAATGGATTTTTACTAGGATGTGGCCAGCTCTGTGACTTCTAATTCCTGGTCCATTCCAATAATATTGTTAGTGCAGTCTGGAAGACACTAAGCACTAACAAAAATTGGCAAACCATATTTTCTAAAGCATTATTGTTGGGCTCAGTGATATAGCTTGAGAACTTCAAACAATAAGCAACACTTGTTGATGGTTGTTTTGTGCCAAAGTAAAAGCAATTGTTTACAACCCTCCAAGGTAAATTCATTTATATCATTGTGGGAAAAGAAAGGGTTGTTCTGGGATTTCTTAAGCCCAACTCCCTTTGATGCATTTTAGTGTCAAAAGGGTTTACTGAGTTTATGATAAAGAACAAATAAgtgatatttgcatttttttaaataatgcaacacCGAAAAACATGCATAAGCAAGCACATACATAAGCATTATTGATTGTTGAGCCAATGCTCTGTCTGTGTTAGTTTTATGCAGCTATCCAGTTCCCCCACTTGTTGTTTGCCACAAAACCTAAATGGCTGATCTTTAAGGAAGCAGCCTGCAGGGTGAGGCCACAGATTACGAACTAATGGACCTTATAGACATCGCTAACCTACTGTCAGCACGTCTGCCAGACTGACTCTTCATACTGACAAAGTAAAATCGGATATCTTTGCTTTGGGATAGAAAGACATTTCATTCAAATGGGTTATTGTTTGTAAAACAGTACATACAGaaagatttatatttattccatagtGAATGTATTCCATAAAACTGGTTAGAAAGGTCGCGGTTACTGTTGGAACAATCTTAAAGGTGCAGAAAGCAATACTGattttaatttgtaataaatTCACGTGATTAACACCTTGCTAACTGGATTCACCATTTTTTGGATTCACCACAGTAATTAGGCAAATAATTGTAAATATGTTCCTTTATCctgtttgcaaaaatattttaatatggtGTGGTCTTTTACTACATTCTATTTTATTCCAGTCCATTTACAAAGCCATAAACCATAAAACTATATCACCGTGTAGCAAGGAAAATTAGCACTGAAACAAGCAAACCACCAGGTGGGACACAAATATGCAGCTATTCTTCaatgtttccacaaacatttttgtCCTACAGGAGAAATCCAAGTGTGTAGTTATttattggggaaaaatagcTTGGCACTTTAGCCAGTAGCAGTGAGTGTTACATGGTTTTAAACCTCAAGTTGGGTCTATATGATTGGTAACATCCAAGTTCTAACAAGGACAAAAAGtcttatatttaaatgcaaagatGAAAAACTAAGATTGTTAAATTGGCCAGATTGTCAGCCCGGTTTCTTCCTATTGTTCTCTGTTGGAAGGCTGCTGCCCTCCAGTGGCCAATATGCAGTAAGTGCTGGAGGTAACATTTTGTTTCTTAATTCTGTGAATGTATCTTCGAGTATATTGTGCATGCTCTGCTTCAGTAAAGAATGTACAAAGAGTACTGGATGTAAATCTGTCATGCATGTGGTATTTTTACCTGCCACTCAAACAGCGAAATAACTCCCAAGCAGTGACATCGTCATTGGAATTCACTTTGTCTTTCTAGAGGTGTTATGGGAGACAGCAAGCAGTCATTTTAGCAGGGATTCTTTACGGCTCTGTCATCATTGGGCAGGAAGATAAGACCTggtcgcacacacactcacacacacacacacacacactaacacacacacacagatgtcacACTCATCCTTTTTGCTTGCCATACTGCCCTATTGCCATGCAGGGGTTTTAATGAAAACACTATACTGATGATACACTACAGTTGAACTGCCTGGGAGCTAGAATCTTCCATAATGCTTTACACCTCCATGACCTTCCTAATAACGAAGagcaaaatgtaatgtttatctCTCGCAGTTACTAACATACGACACGGTTAACAACATACGACAAACAACTTTATCAGAGTAAGGTATCGTGCATTTGATATTGACAGTCCTCACGCGTTTCTGGGAGTATTTCTTTCTATTTTGTTTCCTAGCTCGACAGACATTCCACACAAAAAAGTGGAATGCTGCCAGCAGTGGTAATTATAGGACAATGGGGAGATGTCGTAAATGGCTGTCCCTGTGAAGAGCAGAGGCCCACCGTCATAACATCCTGAATGCAGTGTTCATTAGCTCATAAACAGAGGTAAGGGAAACCAGTCCAATACCGTATGTGAATGAAAACTTGTCTCTCTCGTGATGCGCTCCATCCTCTATTGACAGCAAGCTATCATGAGTGGTTTCATTCAAGGATGGTGCGCCTCTGTCTGCTCTATATTTCAGTTTTGCTAACAAATCTTAACATTGCAAAAATGAACCATTGTCAAAACTGGGAACATTGGACTTTTACAGCTGACGTGTTTTCAAAATATCCACTTCAAGGAAGGAGCAGGGCGATTTATATCCATTCATCTCAAATTCAAGGACCGTGTTAGGAAATGTTTGCCTGTCCAGAGAATATACAGCATTatatttgttattcatttattattaagtCGAAATCTGTCCAACAAAAATTAGCAAGACGAatgtcacagacagacagttttATTTCGAGGTTGCAAACATTATCTTACAGACAGTCTCATGATGCATCGTGCACCCATGATACTGCATGAGGTAACATAAACACATCTGCTTTAGAAAACATTAAAACCATGAAGAGTGAACTGTTACAGTCTTCACGGAAACACTTGTCTCATTTGCAATTTCACACATGAGAAACAATACACAGTATGTATATCAGTTACATAagctgaaaattatttttgtgtcatGTGGTTaatcagcattttaaatatcagtggAAATTCCACTCAAAACCGAGGGCATGATTGCACTTACATGATTTATGTTTCCCttaaaacacttaaaacagCATTGCCTTTCGTTGTCTAATTATCTTTTGTTGGCTTCAGGCTTTCGAGTGTCAGTGCATGCTCAGAGACTGCTTGTGCCTTGTCCACAGGTGATGATTAAGCTGCCAGggcaggggcattgtgggacagcTGTCTACAAAGGTGTCCGTGTGAGTCTCATCATAAGATGTACAAGGCCCAAATTGGTGGCCGGGGTTAGCACTGTGTCTGGTGCTGTAGAAAGGGGGGCTGTGCAGCTCCTCCCGGGGGCTCCTGTAGTGGTTCTGGGGAAGGTAGAACTGCGTTTCGGGGGCGTAAGCGGGGTAGCGAGGAGAGGGCGGGGAAAAGGTGACCGGAAGTCCCGTTGCGTCCACGTAACGCTGCTGCTGAGAGGGCAGCGAGTGCACGTGGCTGCGGATTTGagccgggcggggcggcggaTGCTGCTGGCGCAGGTGGCTCTCCGGCGCTACCACCTGAAGGGCCTCTCCCgttcccccccgtcccgccgAGCCCGCCCCTCGCCGGCCCTCGCCGTGGCCGCAGGGCTGGGCGGCGGCCGCCGCGGGGCGGGCCTGCAGGAAGACGGACAGGGAGGAGATGCGCTGGATGGCGCGCTGCAGCGTGGCGATCTTGGACAGGCGCTTCCCGCCCAGGTCGTGCCGGAGGACCAGGCGCAGGGCGTTGAAGGCCCGGTTGTAGTCCAGGATGCGCCTCCTCTCGCGGACGTTGGCCGCCACCCGCCGCGCCTTGGAGCGCGCGggccggctcctcctcctcctcctcccggaCCCGCCGTCGCTGGCCTTGCTGGGGCCGCTGGCCGAGCGCTCGCTGTCCGGGAGAGGCTTCATGGTGCCGGCTCCAACTGTGACATCCTTGGACTGAGTCAACTGGCTGATCGCTCGCTCCTCTTCAGAGAACTCTGATTCTGCAAAACTAGACGGGCTGGCCATCACGTCTGAAAGCTGCTGTCCCTAGGgtgactctccctctctctctctctctctctctcaatattCAGCCAATACCTTTCTCCCCCAGAGCCCCTGACACAAGTCTGCTTCCTCCTGACTGCCAGGCTGCTTTTTAAAGGCTGTTCCGTTGTAGTGTCACATGGCGTGGCTTCCAGCAAAGAATTCCGTGCTCCATGTTTATGGGAGCCCTCCGGGCAAAAGCACTGGCTAATGCTCCAGTCACGcctccagcttttttttttttttttgcaggaaccTTGCGGCTTTCCAAACATTCACTTTAGCACATCGTCAACAAGATCGATTACAAATGGCGTTTGCTGTAATGCACTCAATTACTGTGAAGTTtacaggaagacaggaagaaaTGCTGAAgacattgccaaaaaaaaaaaaatgacttatttaaaaCTCACATAGAAAAATCATCTGTTTTGCTTAGAAAAACTTATGATTTAAGACTTTTCTGAGTGATGTCGATAAATGTGCGGCCGGTCTTTTGGTCTCAACCCAAAAgctgccttttttgtttttaatgcttttatcCCATTTTACCCCAAATTTTAGAAAGCCCAATCTTATTTTTATCAGCACTCATTGCCTCAATTTCCACCATTGATTCTGGAGAGCGCAGTAAAGCATGGGGCTCATCCGTGGACTAGAACAGTGCCTGAACAGGATGCGTCACCCAGAAGTCCCACATTTGCTGGCTTTCTGATACACTATATGATATatacaccccttggtctggggctgcttttcatggtttggactaggccctttagttccagtgaaggtaaatcttaatgctacagcatacaatcacattctagacaattctgtgcttctcctacagtttggggaagacaCTTTCCTGTTTTAACACGACAGTGTACCTGGGCACatagcgaggtccatatagaaatgttggttttatcaagaatggtgtggaaaaacttgactggcctgcacagaacctTGAACTCAACCTCAACTGTGAGTCAGGTCTAAGCACCCAATCAGTGGCCAACCTAAtgctctggctgaatggaagcaaatccctgcagcaatgcaccaacatctaatataaagccttcccagatgAGTGGTGGTTGTTATAGCTGAACCATGAGATgctgaatgtcaggtgtccacatacttttagccatgtagtgtgtgtacTGGTGTCAGAAGTTATTTGTTCTTTCTCCACTGTCCACCActgagctcacacagacatgagttggaAAAATAAGTTTTGTGTGCAGCTTAATAAACAGACTCCATGCACTTGATCAACCAGAGAGCTGATGCATACTGATACACATAGTCATTTAACCAACtgaatccctctctccctgggtAACAGTATGGTGtattttgcacctctgcaccacAGCCGACAATGGGATGATATGGATTTAATACTAGACTTCCAGGCCCATCCAAACTCCAGAACTGTCTTAACCAGGCTATTCTATTTTTAGTTCTTTGCGTGTGTCCATTTGG is a window of Anguilla rostrata isolate EN2019 chromosome 9, ASM1855537v3, whole genome shotgun sequence DNA encoding:
- the LOC135262520 gene encoding class A basic helix-loop-helix protein 9-like produces the protein MASPSSFAESEFSEEERAISQLTQSKDVTVGAGTMKPLPDSERSASGPSKASDGGSGRRRRRSRPARSKARRVAANVRERRRILDYNRAFNALRLVLRHDLGGKRLSKIATLQRAIQRISSLSVFLQARPAAAAAQPCGHGEGRRGAGSAGRGGTGEALQVVAPESHLRQQHPPPRPAQIRSHVHSLPSQQQRYVDATGLPVTFSPPSPRYPAYAPETQFYLPQNHYRSPREELHSPPFYSTRHSANPGHQFGPCTSYDETHTDTFVDSCPTMPLPWQLNHHLWTRHKQSLSMH